The Rhea pennata isolate bPtePen1 chromosome 7, bPtePen1.pri, whole genome shotgun sequence genome contains a region encoding:
- the SLC35G1 gene encoding solute carrier family 35 member G1, which translates to HRTQPRVLMVLCQRGEAAAAAVSAAGGKKPEVPLSQEDDAEPGQLQLCSAPGVEAAGAEETRVCGCCSGLSWPRCCNAPGTKKKATCPGLGLFYTVLSAFFFSVTALLLKKIEDVHAVEVSAFRCVFQMAFVLPGLIYYKTGFLGPKGKRIFLFFRGFFGSSAMVLLYYAFQVMPLADVTVLTFSSPVFTSLLAWIFLKEKYSIWDLLFTLFAIAGVVLIARPPFLFGSSVTGIEGDYTDHLKGTIAAIASAVSAALTFVILRKVGKSVHYFLSIWYYAVIGLTGCVITLSLTNEWSLPHCGKDRVLLILIAVLGLGGQIFLTKALQIEKAGPVAIMKTMDVVFAFILQILFLNHLPTWWTVGGALCVIASSSGTAIRKWQQSSKKAKENEI; encoded by the exons CATCGCACGCAGCCGCGCGTCCTCATGGTGCTGTGTCAGCGCGGCgaggctgctgccgccgccgtcTCGGCTGCCGGCGGGAAGAAGCCGGAGGTGCCGCTGAGCCAAGAGGACGATGCGGAGCcggggcagctgcagctgtgctcgGCGCCCGGCGTggaggcggcgggcgctgaGGAAACCCGCGTTTGTGGCTGCTGCTCGGGTTTGTCCTGGCCGCGCTGCTGCAACGCACCCG GAACAAAGAAGAAAGCCACCTGTCCAGGACTTGGTCTGTTTTATACTGTACTGTCTGCCTTCTTTTTCTCGGTGACCGctttacttctaaaaaaaatagaagatgtGCATGCTGTGGAAGTGAGTGCATTTCGATGTGTTTTCCAAATGGCATTTGTTCTTCCTGGTTTAATATACTACAA AACAGGGTTTTTGGGACCAAAAGGTAAaagaatctttcttttcttccgAGGATTCTTTGGCTCTAGTGCAATGGTTCTTCTCTACTATGCTTTCCAAGTAATGCCTCTAGCTGATGTCACTGTTCTAACTTTTAGCAGTCCTGTTTTCACATCATTGCTGGCTTGGATCTTTCTcaaagagaaatacagtatttgggATCTTCTGTTTACCCTCTTTGCAATCGCTGGAGTGGTCCTTATTGCCAGACCACCATTTCTTTTTGGGTCGAGCGTTACAGGGATTGAAGGAGATTACACAGATCATCTTAAAGGAACTATAGCAGCAATTGCAAGTGCAGTATCTGCAGCTTTGACTTTTGTTATACTACGAAAGGTGGGAAAATCTGTGCATTATTTTTTATCCATTTGGTATTATGCAGTAATTGGTTTAACTGGATGTGTTATAACATTGTCTCTTACGAACGAATGGAGTTTACCACATTGTGGTAAAGATAGAGTTCTTCTAATATTAATAGCTGTTCTAGGGTTAGGGGGTCAGATATTTCTCACAAAAGCATTACAGATAGAGAAGGCTGGACCTGTTGCCATAATGAAAACGATGGATGTGgtgtttgctttcattttacagattctttttcttaatcACTTACCAACTTGGTGGACTGTGGGTGGTGCCCTTTGTGTAATAGCTAGCAGTTCTGGAACTGCCATTCGTAAGTGGCAACAAAGCTCgaaaaaagctaaagaaaatgaaatctaa